GGATGTCAATATTTATTACAGGCGGTACAGGGTATATTGGAAGCAAAACGGTTGATGTCGCTCTCCAGCAAGGCTATCAAGTTACTGTGTTGACAAGAGACGCGGAGAAAGCGAAAGAACTACAACGTAAAGGCGCCAAAGCCTTGGTCGGCGACCTGATGGTAGATGGTGGCTGGCAAAAGGAGTTGAGAAACGCTGAGAATGTAATTCACTTAGCTGCACCGCCTACTTGGGGGAAAAAGGTTACAACGAAGGTTGCACAAGACTATCAAAAAGGGCATTACGACATGACCGTTCGACTGCTGGACAATGTCAACGTGGAACGGCTGAAAAAGCTGATTTATATTGCGGGCACTAGTTACTTTGGTGATGCTGGTGACGGGGAGCCGGCAATCGAAACGTTTCGTTCTCAGCCTAAAGGCTGGGGGCCTTATATCTCGCCTTCTATCGATATCCTACCGCAGTATAGCAACAAAGGAGTTCCGATTATTTCAGCTTTTCCCGGACAAGTGTACGGAGCCGATTCCTGGTTCCCGCAGCTGTTTCTGGAGCCGCTTGCGAAGAGTAAGCCGGTTATTGGCCTGAAGGGTCATAATCCAATATTTTCTCCGATCCATGTACAAGATTGCGCTAGAGCCTTTCTTTTCTTGTTGGAAGCAGGGCAAGCGGGGGAAAGCTATATTCTCGTTGACGACAAGCCGATCAGGAGCGGAGATATTACCACACTATCCGCGAAAGCGCTTAAGCTGCCGGAGAAGAAGCGATATGTTCCTACCTGGTTGTGTCGGTTGCTTCTTGGGCCAGTATTAACCGAATATGCTACATCCCATACTAATTTCTCAAATGAGAAATTGAAGAAGACCGGGTTTACATATCTATATCCGACGATTCAATCTGGAATTGCGGATGTAGTAGCTGAATGGAATAATCGTGCAAAATCGTGACCTCGCACTTATTTTTTAAAATGTTACGCTAACGGAGACGATAACGGAATAAATACACGGAGGCAGCCGGCCACTACGATCGGCTGCTTTTGTTCTCGATTTGGCAGTATACCCTAATTACAAATGTAGAATCACTTTTTATCAGGAAAACAGAGTTATCCAAAATGAAGTAGTCGGGAGTAGTTCGCCGCGACGGCAACAGAACTCTATCTATTTAAGTTGCTCACTTACTTTATTTTCTAAATAATTACGGTTCTGTTAAATATGTTGGCACATAAGAGCAAGTAAAATAAAAATCCATATGCAATCGTTTGTTGAAAGGGAGCCGCCTTATACCCGGTTGTAAAAACTACTTCAAAACGTATTTGTCACTAAACATATCTTACACCACATGCCCTGTTAGACATGACGCGCGCAGGAGTTTGGCGAGATGGTTTGGGATACATGGTTCCGTCATTCCCAACTCTCACTGATTATAATTATCTGTCTAAAATCTGAGATTTAACTTGATAATCTTTTGAAAAAGACATTTGATATATTTTATTTCCACAATCAAAATGGTAGACATTTTCATTTTCGAAATCAGTAGATTCAGTGTTTTTCAATAAATTTTGGTTATCCAGCGTATAAACCCGTTCGAATAGTCCACGTAAGGATGCATCCATTCCATGATTCATATTTTTGAAAACCACCCCATCTAAATCACTCTCAGTGACTTTTTTGAAATAAATTGGGTTATACTTTTCAAGTATTTTTACTACTTCTTCTTTATCTTTTGTAGGACAAATCTGGTCATTATCGCCATGAAAAATAAAATAGGCAGTATCAGAAGCTACTCTGTGCTTTTCTTCTAATAAACTTCTTATGGATCGGCAACTATCAGAGAAGTAGCAGGGATCGTTCTCATTGACGAGTGTCCATGGCTCTTCTGAAACCCCACTAATTATAACATTTCCATCATTGTATATCTGAGATCCTGTATTAAAATCTTTGGTACAGACATTATGCAAACTTGCTCTGGAATATCCGGAGTTGTCTATTATGACCGAGAATGTTTGTGGTGCAAATTTACCAAGTAATAGAGCTATATATCCGCCATATGATGACCCGTATGCAATGATTTTCTTTTTATTTATAGGGTATTTTTTTAGAATATCCCCTAGCACAACCAAACAGTCTAGCGCAGGCAAAAACCCGAAAGATTGATATTCTCCTTTTTGATGGTAAACAGTTTGCATGTAAGGTCTAGATTCAGTAAGAAATCTTATTCCCTTCATCTTCAAATGAGATGCGAGGATTGTAAAAGAATCTTCCTTTATTGAGCCATTCTCATTAAGAAATTCGGTATATGGAATAGCGTACTTAGCCTGTAATAAATCTAAGAATTGATAGTCAAAACTAACTGAATTAAACGATCTATCCATTCCAAAATAAATTACACTAGCTACTATACAGTTATATTTTTCTGCCAAAAAAGGTCTTAATTTCTCTGCTTGATAGACCGAGTCTGGGGAGTCACCAAATGGTGTAATGACAAAAATTAAACCTGTATCTGAGTTAATTCCGCCTTTTGGGAATGTTAAAACATATTCTAAGATACTTCTTTTGTAACCCAGTTCAATGTCGGGATGTGGTCTTGTAAAAAA
Above is a genomic segment from Paenibacillus sp. HWE-109 containing:
- a CDS encoding NAD-dependent epimerase/dehydratase family protein, with product MSIFITGGTGYIGSKTVDVALQQGYQVTVLTRDAEKAKELQRKGAKALVGDLMVDGGWQKELRNAENVIHLAAPPTWGKKVTTKVAQDYQKGHYDMTVRLLDNVNVERLKKLIYIAGTSYFGDAGDGEPAIETFRSQPKGWGPYISPSIDILPQYSNKGVPIISAFPGQVYGADSWFPQLFLEPLAKSKPVIGLKGHNPIFSPIHVQDCARAFLFLLEAGQAGESYILVDDKPIRSGDITTLSAKALKLPEKKRYVPTWLCRLLLGPVLTEYATSHTNFSNEKLKKTGFTYLYPTIQSGIADVVAEWNNRAKS
- a CDS encoding DUF2920 family protein, translated to MDMTNESKVNRRADSLMLNNRFFTRPHPDIELGYKRSILEYVLTFPKGGINSDTGLIFVITPFGDSPDSVYQAEKLRPFLAEKYNCIVASVIYFGMDRSFNSVSFDYQFLDLLQAKYAIPYTEFLNENGSIKEDSFTILASHLKMKGIRFLTESRPYMQTVYHQKGEYQSFGFLPALDCLVVLGDILKKYPINKKKIIAYGSSYGGYIALLLGKFAPQTFSVIIDNSGYSRASLHNVCTKDFNTGSQIYNDGNVIISGVSEEPWTLVNENDPCYFSDSCRSIRSLLEEKHRVASDTAYFIFHGDNDQICPTKDKEEVVKILEKYNPIYFKKVTESDLDGVVFKNMNHGMDASLRGLFERVYTLDNQNLLKNTESTDFENENVYHFDCGNKIYQMSFSKDYQVKSQILDR